A single window of Aspergillus flavus chromosome 4, complete sequence DNA harbors:
- a CDS encoding c-24(28) sterol reductase yields MERPGFIETPGRRVTRSSAVASETNTDDTSDSAVDMVRGSKSVTRRRTSGKTKTEDILEEEAKTVATNGHTISTEKKPRIVDGWEEGKDPKVDYSGHFEFGGSWGVLSMMIGFPMLMYYMWIGAVYYDGKFPRASEGQSTLAFIAHLANLVYVGAFPSIKAWTIYWVFFLFEGACYLLLPGITVMGRPLPHLGGKQLPYYCSAVWSFYTSILLALTLHFTGIFKLYTIIDEFGSLMSVAIISGFLVSFVAYFSALARGAQHRMTGYPIYDFFMGAELNPRMFGILDFKMFFEVRLPWYILLFVTMGAAARQYEVYGYVSGEVGFLLMAHFLYANACSKGEECIVSTWDMYYEKWGFMLIFWNLAGVPLSYCHCTIYLANHDPATYHWNRYFLTFLYIAYLFVYWVWDTTNSQKNRYRQQERGTMVFRNTFPQLPWQTLENPKTITAEDGSKILVDGWYGKARKIHYTCDLFFALNWGLITGFKSPFPWFYPVFFACMISHRALRDIQRCRNKYGEAWLEYERRVPYLFIPVSIYVFHPTIPGYPKARFPGVVVFSEIYQVTGPVSRFARQIAGQGYICAAPSTYHEFTGPEPLEYNAEDTDKGNKWKVSKKLAAYDEDASLCVDYLLSLPTCTGRVGATGMCLGGHLAYRCALDSRVKAAVCYFATDIHSKTLAAGKNDDSLARAEDIKGELIMIFGKNDNHVPPEGRDLIRKTLQDKGVLFSFYEVAWAQHAFIRDELSKGRYDPAITKVCFEMLLELFGRTLKLDLGEHDGRELEIEDVC; encoded by the exons ATGGAGCGTCCCGGTTTCATTGAGACCCCAGGTCGTCGGGTTACTCGCAGCAGCGCTGTGGCATCAGAGACAAACACGGACGACACATCCGACTCCGCGGTCGACATGGTGAGGGGATCTAAATCTGTGACTCGTAGACGCACCTCcggaaagacaaagactGAAGACATTTTGGAGGAGGAAGCGAAAACAGTTGCGACTAACGGACACACCATCTCCACGGAGAAGAAACCTCGGATTGTCGACGGTTGGGAAGAGGGCAAGGATCCCAAAGTTGATTACAGTGGACACTTTGAATTTGGTGGCTCCTGGGGTGTATTGTCTATGATGATCGGGTTTCCAATGCTAATGTATTACATGTGGATTGGTGCCGTCTATTACGATGGAAAGTTCCCTCGTGCCTCGGAAGGACAGAGCACGTTAGCTTTCATCGCGCACCTAGCCAACTTAGTCTACGTGGGTGCCTTCCCTTCTATCAAGGCATGGACTATCTACTGggtgtttttccttttcgaggGCGCTTGCTACTTGCTCCTACCGGGCATCACTGTTATGGGCCGCCCTCTGCCGCACCTCGGAGGAAAGCAACTGCCATATTATTGCTCTGCGGTCTGGTCTTTTTACACAAGTATCTTGCTGGCTTTGACACTACACTTCACCGGAATTTTcaaactatatactattatcgACGAGTTTGGCTCTCTAATGAGTGTCGCCATCATCTCCGGATTTCTGGTGTCTTTTGTTGCATACTTCTCAGCTTTGGCACGTGGAGCTCAACATCGTATGACAGGTTATCCCATCTATGACTTCTTCATGGGCGCCGAACTCAATCCCCGGATGTTCGGCATCTTGGATTTCAAGATGTTCTTTGAAGTCCGCCTCCCTTGGTATATCCTCCTTTTTGTCACTATGGGCGCTGCGGCCAGACAATACGAAGTCTACGGCTACGTCTCTGGAGAGGTAGGGTTTCTTTTGATGGCGCATTTCCTATACGCAAATGCCTGCTCCAAGGGCGAGGAGTGCATAGTGTCAACCTG GGATATGTACTATGAAAAATGGGGTTTCATGCTAATTTTCTGGAATCTTGCCGGCGTGCCCTTAAGCTACTGCCATTGCACGATCTACCTTGCCAACCATGACCCGGCCACCTATCATTGGAACCGCTACTTCTTGACATTCCTCTATATTGCATATCTCTTCGTATATTGGGTTTGGGATACTACCAACAGTCAGAAGAACCGTTATCGTCAGCAGGAGCGCGGAACTATGGTCTTCCGAAATACGTTCCCGCAGCTTCCATGGCAAACATTGGAAAACCCCAAGACCATCACGGCTGAAGATGGCTCCAAGATCTTGGTGGATGGTTGGT ACGGCAAAGCCCGTAAGATCCACTACACTTGcgatcttttctttgcgtTGAACTGGGGTCTTATCACTGGCTTCAAAAGCCCATTCCCCTGGTTCTACCCTGTTTTCTTTGCATGCATGATCTCTCACCGTGCTTTGCGAGATATCCAGCGCTGTCGCAACAAATACGGTGAAGCCTGGTTAGAGTATGAAAGACGAGTCCCTTATCTTTTCATTCCCGTAA GCATCTATGTATTCCATCCCACTATCCCTGGATATCCTAAGGCCCGATTCCCTGGCGTAGTGGTATTCAGTGAGATCTATCAAG TGACTGGGCCTGTTTCACGGTTTGCTAGGCAAATCGCTGGTCAAGGATATATTTGTGCTGCTCCCTCTACTTATCACGAATTCACCGGTCCAGAGCCATTGGAATACAATGCCGAGGACACGGATAAAGGGAACAAATGGAAAGTCAGCAAg aaattagCTGCGTACGATGAGGACGCATCACTGTGTGTCGACTATCTCTTGTCACTGCCCACATGCACTGGTCGTGTGGGCGCGACGGGTATGTGCCTTGGTGGCCATCTTGCGTATCGCTGTGCGTTAGATAGTCGAGTAAAGGCGGCAGTGTGTTACTTTGCAACAGACATCCACAGCAAGACCCTTGCTGCCGGTAAAAACGATGATAGCTTAGCTAGAGCAGAGGATATCAAAGGAGAATTGATAATG ATCTTCGGAAAAAACGATAACCATGTCCCCCCGGAAGGAAGAGACCTAATTCGTAAAACACTTCAAGACAAGGGGGTCTTGTTTAGCTTTTACGAGGTGGCTTGGGCTCAAC ACGCTTTTATTCGTGATGAACTGAGCAAGGGGCGATATGACCCCGCCATCACCAAGGTTTGTTTCGAGATGCTACTCGAGCTGTTTGGACGGACTCTGAAACTGGACCTGGGTGAGCACGATGGCCGGGAATTGGAGATCGAGGATGTGTGTTGA
- a CDS encoding putative RING finger domain protein has product MSSNFGQTSTPSKAVNIPNQSGSTTYHSPSSIDSGSQRRAGGSGSFGAGLTSRNTNTPRSNQSRKSQHKRQRRPRLLDDEEYSESAIMRSTNSRKGQTSITHLMNFSLPPRPQYQPPPRNIRRYASWGLGSGHHAMDKARYVHANYRFIVTSNRGYHAQAANADVHLDWDSVLQVLVSAQTQSASCPICLSTPVAPRMARCGHIFCLPCLIRYMHSTDEENSLPEKKPRWKKCPICWDTIYITETRPVRWFRGQEGDLPFEGGDVVLRLVKREPRSTLALPRDGAESIGPDEDIPWYHAAEVADYARIMKGGEDYMVGQYDSEIEDLRRQEAEDEVLFGDETTWTQKAIAAINDAKTKVKGIGNPPGISQQPTAINIPKDSSLAQSPTDEVAIIYKSQHDSKSGQVTSTEQPAQPDASPDVATSMPGIYSETDRMTQALNLVNINSVPAAKAKQRDPGTGRVSASSDHPFYFYQALPHFYLSPLDIRILKTAFGDYSSFPATILPRVEHISTGHIVDDELRKRVKYLGHLPQGCEVNFLECDWRDVVGPEILERFAAETARRRKRNREKEAREEKDRVRAQKEDEKHWAAVRRNRRSSISVTDPLFFDHDFQPLTGGASGPGPSNFGSSTSPPESSHPGAADSSSTSPPGVRTVWGTAAVPTLAQQAGSPLGAAPRDGWLEGWEEELFAQQEHELLAQAATNENNPSTSGGGKKKKNKKITLMSTNIQRGA; this is encoded by the exons ATGTCGTCCAACTTTGGCCAGACATCAACCCCTTCGAAGGCAGTCAACATCCCGAATCAGTCAGGATCTACGACATACCACTCCCCTTCCTCGATTGATAGCGGTTCTCAACGACGCGCGGGAGGCTCTGGTAGTTTCGGAGCAGGCTTGACATCGAGGAATACAAACACTCCGAGAAGCAACCAGTCCCGGAAAAGTCAACATAAGCGACAAAGGCGCCCTCGTTTACTAGATGATGAAGAGTATAGCGAGTCT GCCATCATGAGATCGACAAACAGCCGAAAGGGACAAACGTCCATCACTCATCTAATgaatttctctctcccccctCGTCCTCAGTATCAACCTCCACCGCGGAACATTCGTCGATATGCGTCATGGGGGTTAGGGTCCGGACACCATGCCATGGACAAAGCTCGTTACGTCCATGCGAACTACCGGTTTATTGTGACATCGAACCGAGGCTACCATGCACAGGCAGCCAACGCTGACGTCCACCTGGACTGGGATTCTGTACTTCAGGTTTTAGTCTCGGCTCAGACTCAGTCTGCCAGCTGTCCAATCTGCTTATCTACTCCAGTAGCACCTCGAATGGCTCGTTGCGGCCATATATTTTGCCTTCCTTGCCTTATCAGATATATGCACTCGACCGATGAAGAAAACTCGCTGCCTGAGAAGAAGCCACGATGGAAAAAATGCCCTATTTGTTGGGACACGATATATATTACGGAAACACGCCCCGTACGATGGTTTCGTGGTCAAGAAGGTGACCTACCTTTTGAGGGTGGCGACGTTGTTTTGAGGCTCGTGAAAAGAGAACCAAGGAGCACTCTGGCACTGCCCCGTGACGGTGCTGAAAGTATCGGGCCGGATGAGGATATCCCATGGTACCATGCCGCTGAGGTTGCTGATTATGCTCGTATTATGAAAGGAGGCGAAGACTACATGGTCGGCCAATATGACAGTGAGATAGAAGACCTCCGccgccaagaagcagaagatgAGGTCCTGTTCGGCGACGAGACAACATGGACGCAAAAAGCGATTGCAGCCATCAATGACGCCAAAACAAAGGTGAAGGGAATTGGTAACCCGCCAGGTATCTCGCAGCAGCCTACAGCGATCAACATACCAAAGGATTCCAGTCTTGCTCAGTCACCGACTGATGAGGTTGCGATAATTTACAAATCACAGCACGATTCTAAATCCGGACAAGTCACCTCGACTGAGCAGCCGGCGCAACCAGATGCCAGCCCAGATGTGGCAACTTCTATGCCAGGCATATATAGTGAAACAGATCGTATGACACAGGCGTTGAATCTTGTCAATATCAACTCTGTACCTGCGGCGAAAGCCAAACAGAGAGATCCTGGCACTGGTCGGGTTTCAGCGTCGTCTGATCACCCATTCTACTTTTATCAAGCACTACCCCATTTCTATCTCTCGCCTCTTGACATCCGCATTCTAAAGACTGCATTCGGCGATTATTCATCGTTCCCTGCGACCATCCTTCCTCGCGTTGAACACATATCCACTGGTCATATCGTTGACGATGAGCTCAGAAAGCGGGTTAAATATCTCGGTCATCTCCCACAAGGGTGTGAAGTAAACTTTCTCGAATGTGACTGGCGGGATGTGGTTGGGCCAGAGATCTTAGAGCGCTTTGCGGCCGAAacggcgaggagaagaaagagaaatagggagaaagaggctcgcgaagaaaaagaccgGGTTCGTGCTcagaaggaggatgagaaacATTGGGCTGCCGTTCGTCGCAATAGGAGGTCAAGCATTAGCGTTACTGACCCTTTGTTCTTTGATCACGACTTCCAACCCTTAACGGGCGGTGCTTCAGGCCCTGGCCCCTCAAATTTTGGTTCTTCTACATCGCCTCCCGAATCCTCACATCCTGGAGCTGCTGATTCGTCATCAACCAGTCCTCCAGGCGTTCGCACCGTGTGGGGGACAGCCGCTGTTCCAACACTCGCCCAGCAAGCAGGTTCACCTCTAGGGGCTGCTCCTCGCGATGGTTGGCTTGAGGGGTGGGAGGAGGAGTTGTTTGCCCAACAGGAGCACGAATTGCTGGCTCAAGCCGCTACAAATGAAAATAACCCTTCCACTTCCGGTggcggaaagaagaaaaagaacaagaagatcACACTCATGTCGACTAACATTCAAAGAGGCGCCTGA